Proteins co-encoded in one Yamadazyma tenuis chromosome 1, complete sequence genomic window:
- the CHL4 gene encoding chromosome loss- protein (EggNog:ENOG503P0M1; COG:S) yields MNSAYIIHTPGNDLVTDIILQVIERNLPQKKSNLLQLITDRKQQPIKSLESMQILFGNSRFGNSLGAWSAYADSTIDISPLGAIEDHTTVYKNDSKAPTETEMEKLKRIANLRFKGSEDGIIKSEQLFTEPFILQRRKKRKRPFSIYDHDNKDDSETIIHKNEFSSIAPLQYAEFELKEKLDAFADNNDNSNDAQEHYTSITLKLSGPDVFAGLHELSVMVTNEEKMVVNPVKMPSWLTGEEGQSCGIVKDGKFSKL; encoded by the coding sequence ATGAATTCAGCATATATTATTCATACTCCAGGAAATGATTTGGTTACCGATATCATCCTTCAGGTAATTGAAAGAAATTTAccacagaagaagagtaaCTTATTGCAACTTATTACAGATAGAAAACAACAACCAATAAAGTCCCTAGAATCCATGCAAATTTTGTTTGGAAATTCCAGGTTTGGTAACAGTTTGGGGGCATGGTCAGCGTATGCTGATTCGACTATTGATATTTCACCACTTGGGGCAATAGAGGACCATACGACCGTATATAAGAATGACAGCAAAGCTCCAACAGAAACCGAAATggaaaaattgaagaggATTGCAAACTTGAGATTCAAAGGCTCTGAGGATGGAATAATTAAGTCTGAACAATTGTTCACAGAGCCCTTTATAttacaaagaagaaagaaaagaaaacGTCCGTTTTCAATATATGATCATGATAACAAAGATGACAGCGAGActatcatccacaaaaacgAATTCAGCTCTATAGCTCCATTACAGTATGCTGAATTTGAACTCAAGGAAAAGCTCGATGCTTTTGCTGATAATAATGACAACTCAAATGATGCTCAAGAACACTACACGTCGATCACATTGAAACTTTCTGGCCCGGATGTTTTTGCTGGGCTTCATGAACTATCAGTCATGGTTAccaatgaagaaaaaatGGTAGTCAATCCAGTAAAGATGCCTTCGTGGTTAACGGGCGAAGAAGGTCAAAGTTGTGGGATTGTTAAGGACGGaaagttttcaaaattgTAA